CATCACCATCTCAGCCACATATTTTTTCGGCATTCTCATACCTGTTAAGACAGAAGGGCAATTTTTATCCGCACTATAATCAATCCAGTATTCAAAATGATGTTTATTCCTGCCTTTGTGGTGCAGCCATGATCTGGAAATCCCGGTAGCTTCACGCTCCGCATTATTCGGGCTTCTGTCACCCTGATAGTATTTGCAGCCAGAGGAAAACTCCGTCCATGAGTATTTTGATAAATCATGTACCAGTCCCTGCCAGTACAGCCCAATCTTAAAGCAGTACCTGGTAACCAGAAGCTTATGTTTTGTTATTGTTTTAAAATGCTGCCAGACATGCATATATCACACCTTACCATTCTGTCAATTTATTCAGCGGCGTTTTCTGTTCCCCCGGGTGCCCGTGCTGCAAGTATCATAACTGTCCGGGGTACAACCGATATTTTTTTCTGATCTGAAAGTTCACCTTCGCAGCCCTCCTGGTAAAATCCCTGATCCGTATCCGCAGCAATCTTCCAGACCCTTCCCTCCTTCAATATGGGAAGAGCAAATATATGGGGTTCCCAGTGCATATTGTACGCAATATAGAGGGAGTCATCCTCCGAACCATCCGCCTTCCTGCCATAGGCCCCGCTGTACATAACTCCCAGGACCCTGCTGTTAAATTCCATCTGTGCAAACCAGGCTCTTTCCCCGTGATACGATAAATCGGGAACACCATAAGATTTATAATCCATAAGTCTTGGCTCCCGCCTTCCATGAAGGATCGGATGATTCTTTCGAAATGCAATGCAGTTCTTTACAAAATCCAGCATCTTAGAGCTGGTTTTACTCTTATTCCAATCCACCCAGCCTATATCATTGTCCTGACAATATGCATTGTTATTTCCCATGGTGGTATTACATCTTTCATCGCCTCCATAGATCATGGGCGTCCCCTGGGCTGTCATCAAAATCAGCCAGGCATTGCGCATCTGACGTTCACGGAGTTTCAGAATCGTTCTCTTCCTGGTCGGGCCCTCTGTCCCGCAATTCCAGCTGAAGTTCTGATTCGTTCCGTCACGGTTATTCTCTTTGTTTTCCTCATTATGCTTTTGCTCATAAGTGACCATATCCGCCATAGTAAAGTCATCGTGATCGGCAAAAAAATTAATTTGAGCACACGTGGCAGGATTTCTTCGCAGCCTGTAAGACGCCGCCTCCACACAGCCTTCATCACCCTTTAGAAATTTACGCATCTCCTGTAGAAAGGATTTGTTATGTTCACCCAGGTTCCGGTAATATGGTGTTTTATTCTCTCCGTATAATTGTACCGTATCATACCCCTGGCAGAGTAACTTCGTTCTCTTTAGCAGCGGGTCATCTGCAATGAGGGAAATCCAGCTTCCTTCTCCCAGCAGATGGAATCCATCCACGCCAAAAGTAAGCATCCAATAGTGCAGCACATCCAAAACCATTCCGGGGCTGGTATCCGATGGAAAATAAAACTCCAGAATACATTCTATTCCCGCCTGATGAAGGCTGTCTGTCATATGGGCGAATTCTCTGACCGGATCCGATGAAGCCGCAAAGGAAGCCTTGGGCGCAAAATAAAGCGCCGGTCCATATCCCCAGTAATTGCATAATTCTTCCCCGGGATTCTGTCTGTAGTCCAGCTTTGATTCCTCCCTTAGAGGCATTTCAAAGAACTCATAAACCGGCATCAGTTCCAGTGCCGTGATTCCTAAGTCTTTCAGATAAGGGATCATCTCCATAATACCTGTGAATGTCCCTTTCTCCTTGACTCCGGAACCTTTTTTCATCGTAAAACCGCGGACATGAGTCTTATAAATAATTGAGTCCTCATAGGATATATCCAACGGTTTTGTAACCAGAGCAGGGAGCTCGGGGATCATGCAGCGTATAATATGTTCCATGCCGTACTCCGGCAATCGTGCCCCAAAGTCCGCTCTTCCGGTCAAAGCCCTTGCATAGACATCCGGCCCGGCCTTTCCATCCAGCATATAATTATATTCCCACTTTCCCGCCTCTAAAGACTCCAGCTCCACCGCACTGATTTCACCGGTACGTTCTTCCGCAGGCAAAGGAATCTCATATTCCACTTTATTACTGCCCTTTTTATATAATAACAGACTGGCTTCTTTTCCTCCGGGAACTTTTACCCCAAAGTTAAATCCCTTATCTGTTCTTGTAATTCCCATCCTCGTTGGATCACCTTTCAGGATTCTCCAGAACATCTTTTTCTTTGCCATCGACTATCACCCACTCGCCCTTTCATACCTGTAAAGTAATGTCAAGCTCTACAGGGCAATGATCCGATCCCATGATTTCCGTATGAATCACAGCATCCTCTATCCGGCTTTTTAAGGATTCCGAAACACAGAAATAATCAATTCTCCATCCCGCATTCTTCTCTCTGGCCCTGAACCGATAGGACCACCAGGAATAAATTCCTTCCTGGTCCGGGTGCAGATATCTGAAGGTATCCACAAATCCATGCTCTAAGAGGACTGTGAATCTCTCTCTTTCTTCATCGGTAAATCCCGCATTTTTCCGGTTGGTTTTCGGATTCTTAAGATCGATTTCCTTATGTGCCACATTCAGATCGCCACAGAAAATCACAGGTTTTACTTCTTCCAGTTTCTTCAGATAAGCAAGAAATGCTTCCTCCCAGGTTATTCGATAAGGCAATCTGGCCAGTTCTGCCTGCGAATTAGGTGTATAAACCGTCACAAGATAAAACGCTTCATATTCGCAAGTGATGACCCTCCCCTCTTTATCATGCTCCTGGATTCCAATTCCATAAGTCACTTCTATCGGTTCCTTCTTTGAAAATACAGCCGTACCCGAATATCCTTTTTTTTCTGCGTAGTTCCAATATTGATAAAACCCGGGCAATTCCAGTTCAATCTGCCCTTCCTGAAGCTTGCTCTCCTGAATACAGAAGATATCCGCATCCAATTTTTCAAACACATCCACAAAACCCTTTGTGACACATGCTCTCAAGCCATTCACGTTCCATGAAATCATCTTCATACTATTATCCTCTTATCTAGTGTATTCTCGTATAGTACAGAAAACCTGCCACCGGCAGCTTTCCTTGCATACTTTGGTATTAAAATGGATGCTTACCATACGAAGCATCCATTAAAGTATAACACAATTCACAATATGAGGAAAGCTTTAAAGCAGCCCAATCCGGCCATACAGCTTAAAGTATAATCTGAATCTTATTTAGGCCAGGGTCCGACGGCCCATGTATGGACAGACCGCGAATCCGGCAGTCTTCCACCTGCTGCCAGATTTCTCTGCTGATCAGTTCTCCCGGATAAACCAAGGGGATACCCGGCGGATACGGAACCAGCATCTCTCCTGCTACTTTTCCAACCGCACCTTCCCAGTCCACGCTTATCTTTTTATGAAAGTATGCTTCTCTGGGATTCAAGACTTTATCCGGTAATGAAAAATCCCAGTTTCCGTATGCTTCCCTCTTTCCATGCAGCATCTGATCTCCTGCAATGGCCCTTACCGCTGTAACCAGCCTGCCCACATCTTGTTCGGTATTGCCAAAGGTAATAACACAAACCAGATTTTCTTCATCTGCCAGTTCTGTGCTGATACCACTTCTCCGAAAGAGCAGCTCCTGCATCCGATATCCGCTGATCCCCAGCTCCCTGGCTGAAAAGGTCAGCCTGAGCGGGTCTAAATCATAGACTGCCTGGTCTTTATAGTCCTCTCTGTCCAATACCTGAATTCCGGAAATTTCCCTCAGACGCTTTCTGGCAGTATCCGCCAATTCCAGTGCACGTTCCATCATAGATTCCCCATGAAGCGCCAGCTCTTGTCTGGCCCCGTCCAGGGAAGCCATCAAAACATAGGAGGGGCTGGTACTTTGAACCATCTGCAGATTGGAAGCTACCAAATCCCTGTCCACCCGGTTACTTCCAATCTGAAGCAAGGAACTTTGCGTCATACTGCCCGTTGTCTTATGGATACTTTGTGCACAAAGATCGGCTCCCTGCTGCAAGGCTCCTTTAGGAAGGTGTTCAGAAAAATACAGGTGGCTCCCATGGGCCTCATCCACGCATAATACCGCTTCATGTGTATGACAGATTTCCCCTATGGTCTTTAAGTCACTGCACACCCCATAATATGTGGGGCTGACCAGAAAGACCGCTTTACATCCTCTGCCCTCCTGCTCCAGTTTTTCCCTGACTGCTCCCGGTGCAACACTTCCCCACAGATTCCATCTCTGATCATAACAGGGCATGACATAGCAGGGCTCGGCGCCGCTCATAATCAACCCCATCAGTATAGACTTATGGGCATTTCTGGGAACCAGCACCTTATCACCCGGACCGGCTGTGCTGAGCATCATGGCCTCATTCCCGCAGGTGGTTCCATTTACCAGGAAAAATGTTTCCCGCGCCCCCCAGAGCTGTGCCGCCAGTTTCTGCGCTTTTTGAATTACACCCCCGGCCTGATGCAGATCGTCCAGCCCTTCTGCTTCTGACAAATCGCATCGGAAAACACCTTTTCCAAAAGCCTTTAAAAGCCTGGGATTCACCCCTTCTTCAAACCTGTGTGCGGGAATTCTGAAATATGCCGGATTACTGTTTCCAAACTCCAGAAGTGCATCCAAAAGCGGAGCCTCTGCCTGATTCATGACACCTTTACTCACTTATCCTCCTGGTCTATCACATGGATCCATTCCTTTGGTGCCTCTAGCCGTCCCATCTGGATACCTGTCAAGGTATCATACAACTGCCTGATAACCGGTCCCATACCCTTTGCAGCACTCGGAAACAGTATCTCTTTTCCATGATCATAGATCTTGCCTACCGGTGAAATAACTGCAGCTGTTCCGCAAAGACCACACTCGGCAAAGTCCTTCACCTCTTCCAGACAGACCTCACGCTCCTCCACTTCCAGACCAAGATATTCCTTAGCCACGTATACAAGGGAACGTCTGGTGATGGATGGCAGAATACTGTCAGATTTTGGGGTGACGATTTTATTATCCTTTGTTACAAATAGAAAATTGGATCCGCCTGTCTCTTCTACCTTTGTTCTGGTAGCCGCATCCAGATACATATTTTCATCAAATCCCTGCTTATGCGCCTCAACAATTGCATGAAGGCTCATAGCATAATTAAGGCCGGCCTTGATATGGCCTGTCCCATGAGGGGCGGCACGGTCAAAGTCGCTGACACAAATTGTGACAGGTTTGGCATCACTGTTAAAATAAGGGCCCACCGGTGTTGCAAATACACGGAATTGGAATTCCTCCGCAGGCTTGACGCCAATAACAGCATTGCTGCCAAACATATAAGGTCTTAGATATAGCGTTGCTCCTGAGCCATAGGGAGGTACATACGCTGCATTCGCCTTCACCACCCTGGTAACCGCATCCAGAAAACGTTCTTTCGGAAATTGGGGCATCTCCAGCCTGGCGGCGGAATCCATCATACGCAGGGCATTTTGATCCGGACGGAAGGTTACAATCCTGCCATCCTCTGTCGTATACGCTTTTAATCCTTCAAAACAGGCCTGACAATACTGCAGCACACCTGCACACTCATTCAGCACCACATTTGCATCGGTTGTCATAATACCATCATCCCATGCACCGTCTTTATAATTAGATACATAACGCTGTTCCGTCTGTATGTAACTGAACCCCAGGTTTCTCCAATCGATTTCTTTCTTTTTCATAATAATCTCCTTTCGGCTCCAGAATAAATATTTCTCTATATTATACACCCCGACCGAAAAATTTCAACCGCATTTGCTTAAAAAGTACTTTCTTTCAATTG
The window above is part of the Novisyntrophococcus fermenticellae genome. Proteins encoded here:
- a CDS encoding DUF5662 family protein; this translates as MHVWQHFKTITKHKLLVTRYCFKIGLYWQGLVHDLSKYSWTEFSSGCKYYQGDRSPNNAEREATGISRSWLHHKGRNKHHFEYWIDYSADKNCPSVLTGMRMPKKYVAEMVMDRICACRVYKGGRYTSKDSLEYFMNSREHLWFVHPEVKKELEFLLTMLAEKGEEETLHYIRYIFLNKQNDFGKR
- a CDS encoding Type II secretory pathway, pullulanase PulA and related glycosidase, which translates into the protein MAKKKMFWRILKGDPTRMGITRTDKGFNFGVKVPGGKEASLLLYKKGSNKVEYEIPLPAEERTGEISAVELESLEAGKWEYNYMLDGKAGPDVYARALTGRADFGARLPEYGMEHIIRCMIPELPALVTKPLDISYEDSIIYKTHVRGFTMKKGSGVKEKGTFTGIMEMIPYLKDLGITALELMPVYEFFEMPLREESKLDYRQNPGEELCNYWGYGPALYFAPKASFAASSDPVREFAHMTDSLHQAGIECILEFYFPSDTSPGMVLDVLHYWMLTFGVDGFHLLGEGSWISLIADDPLLKRTKLLCQGYDTVQLYGENKTPYYRNLGEHNKSFLQEMRKFLKGDEGCVEAASYRLRRNPATCAQINFFADHDDFTMADMVTYEQKHNEENKENNRDGTNQNFSWNCGTEGPTRKRTILKLRERQMRNAWLILMTAQGTPMIYGGDERCNTTMGNNNAYCQDNDIGWVDWNKSKTSSKMLDFVKNCIAFRKNHPILHGRREPRLMDYKSYGVPDLSYHGERAWFAQMEFNSRVLGVMYSGAYGRKADGSEDDSLYIAYNMHWEPHIFALPILKEGRVWKIAADTDQGFYQEGCEGELSDQKKISVVPRTVMILAARAPGGTENAAE
- a CDS encoding branched-chain amino acid aminotransferase yields the protein MKKKEIDWRNLGFSYIQTEQRYVSNYKDGAWDDGIMTTDANVVLNECAGVLQYCQACFEGLKAYTTEDGRIVTFRPDQNALRMMDSAARLEMPQFPKERFLDAVTRVVKANAAYVPPYGSGATLYLRPYMFGSNAVIGVKPAEEFQFRVFATPVGPYFNSDAKPVTICVSDFDRAAPHGTGHIKAGLNYAMSLHAIVEAHKQGFDENMYLDAATRTKVEETGGSNFLFVTKDNKIVTPKSDSILPSITRRSLVYVAKEYLGLEVEEREVCLEEVKDFAECGLCGTAAVISPVGKIYDHGKEILFPSAAKGMGPVIRQLYDTLTGIQMGRLEAPKEWIHVIDQEDK
- a CDS encoding exodeoxyribonuclease III, with protein sequence MKMISWNVNGLRACVTKGFVDVFEKLDADIFCIQESKLQEGQIELELPGFYQYWNYAEKKGYSGTAVFSKKEPIEVTYGIGIQEHDKEGRVITCEYEAFYLVTVYTPNSQAELARLPYRITWEEAFLAYLKKLEEVKPVIFCGDLNVAHKEIDLKNPKTNRKNAGFTDEERERFTVLLEHGFVDTFRYLHPDQEGIYSWWSYRFRAREKNAGWRIDYFCVSESLKSRIEDAVIHTEIMGSDHCPVELDITLQV
- a CDS encoding aminotransferase class I/II-fold pyridoxal phosphate-dependent enzyme — protein: MSKGVMNQAEAPLLDALLEFGNSNPAYFRIPAHRFEEGVNPRLLKAFGKGVFRCDLSEAEGLDDLHQAGGVIQKAQKLAAQLWGARETFFLVNGTTCGNEAMMLSTAGPGDKVLVPRNAHKSILMGLIMSGAEPCYVMPCYDQRWNLWGSVAPGAVREKLEQEGRGCKAVFLVSPTYYGVCSDLKTIGEICHTHEAVLCVDEAHGSHLYFSEHLPKGALQQGADLCAQSIHKTTGSMTQSSLLQIGSNRVDRDLVASNLQMVQSTSPSYVLMASLDGARQELALHGESMMERALELADTARKRLREISGIQVLDREDYKDQAVYDLDPLRLTFSARELGISGYRMQELLFRRSGISTELADEENLVCVITFGNTEQDVGRLVTAVRAIAGDQMLHGKREAYGNWDFSLPDKVLNPREAYFHKKISVDWEGAVGKVAGEMLVPYPPGIPLVYPGELISREIWQQVEDCRIRGLSIHGPSDPGLNKIQIIL